One window of the Eucalyptus grandis isolate ANBG69807.140 chromosome 8, ASM1654582v1, whole genome shotgun sequence genome contains the following:
- the LOC120286884 gene encoding scarecrow-like protein 32, which produces MMQFTEIPPPQPQTPSFHQSPPPFFSSLSMNKNQVHRTRPWPGFPMPKSLGSLGDANCMEQLLVHCANAIETNDATLAQQILWVLNNIAPADGDSNQRLTCGFLRALIARAAKSGTCKMLAAMANAQNYDNLCNETHKFSIIELANFVDLTPWHRFGFTAANATIIEAVEGYSVVHIVDLSTTHCMQIPTLIDAIANRLEGPPLVKLTVAGAVEDAPPMLDLSYEELGSKLVSFARSRNIHMEFQVISSSYADGFSSLIEQLRMQKLMYSGGVGEPEALVINCHMMLHFVPDETVPLISDSEANPNYLFESSSVYSPRSTLLKALRCLDPNVVIIVDEDADFTSNNVASRLRSAFNYLWIPYDTVDTFLPRGSKQRQWYESYIYWKIQNIIAQEGLQRIERLEPKSRWVQRMRNADFRAVPFGDDAVSEVKAMLDEHAAGWGLKKEEDDLVLTWKGHNVAFAAAWLPA; this is translated from the coding sequence ATGATGCAATTCACTGAAATCCCACCACCACAACCTCAAACCCCCTCCTTCCACCAATCACCACCACCATTCTTTTCCAGCCTCTCCATGAACAAGAACCAAGTGCACCGAACCCGCCCTTGGCCCGGCTTCCCGATGCCCAAGTCCTTGGGGAGCCTCGGAGACGCGAATTGCATGGAGCAGCTGCTAGTGCACTGTGCAAACGCCATCGAGACCAATgacgcgaccctcgcccagcaGATCCTCTGGGTCCTCAACAACATTGCCCCGGCCGATGGCGACTCGAATCAGCGGCTCACGTGTGGCTTCCTCCGGGCCCTCATTGCTCGGGCCGCCAAGAGCGGTACGTGCAAGATGCTGGCGGCCATGGCGAATGCGCAGAACTACGACAACCTGTGCAATGAGACGCATAAGTTCTCCATCATTGAGCTTGCGAATTTCGTCGACCTGACCCCGTGGCATCGGTTCGGATTCACCGCAGCGAATGCCACCATAATCGAAGCAGTCGAAGGGTATTCGGTGGTTCACATAGTCGACTTGAGCACGACGCATTGCATGCAGATTCCTACTCTTATTGATGCAATCGCCAATCGTCTTGAAGGGCCCCCATTGGTGAAGCTCACGGTTGCCGGCGCTGTGGAGGATGCGCCGCCCATGCTTGACCTTTCGTACGAAGAGTTGGGATCCAAGTTGGTGAGTTTCGCAAGGTCTCGAAACATACACATGGAATTTCAGGTCATTTCTTCGAGTTACGCAGACGGATTCTCGTCCTTGATTGAACAACTCAGGATGCAGAAACTAATGTACTCGGGAGGAGTTGGTGAACCGGAAGCACTGGTTATAAATTGTCACATGATGCTTCACTTTGTGCCCGACGAGACCGTTCCGTTAATATCGGATTCCGAAGCAAACCCTAATTACCTCTTTGAGTCTTCATCGGTATATTCTCCTCGGTCGACCCTCCTTAAGGCACTTCGGTGCTTAGACCCGAACGTTGTCATCATAGTGGACGAGGATGCGGACTTCACATCGAATAATGTCGCCTCGAGATTGCGGTCAGCATTCAATTATCTTTGGATTCCTTACGACACGGTCGACACGTTCCTCCCGAGGGGAAGCAAGCAGAGGCAGTGGTATGAGTCTTACATATACTGGAAGATACAAAATATCATCGCGCAAGAGGGTCTTCAGAGAATCGAGAGGCTCGAGCCGAAGAGCCGGTGGGTGCAGCGGATGAGGAACGCGGACTTTCGGGCCGTCCCATTCGGAGATGATGCAGTCTCGGAAGTCAAGGCCATGCTCGACGAGCATGCAGCGGGCTGGggattgaagaaggaagaagatgatcttGTATTAACATGGAAGGGACATAATGTAGCTTTTGCCGCTGCATGGTTGCCTGCTTGA